One genomic window of Leptotrichia shahii includes the following:
- a CDS encoding manganese-dependent inorganic pyrophosphatase: MSILVFGHKNPDTDTICSAIAYAELKNKLGKDVKAVRLGEINEETKYALNYFKVEKPELVENVAGREIILVDHNERTQTADGFEEAKVLELIDHHRISNFNVDEPLYARVEPVGCTATIILKLFKENGLTPSKETAGLMLSAIISDTLLFKSPTCTQCDAKAGKELAEIAGVDLKEYGLEMLKAGTALGDKSEAELLNMDMKIFEIDGTKIGVAQVNTVNEAEVLERKEKLLAEIDNIIAKEGLKFFMLAITNILTNDSAALISGDGNDVVEKAFGEKVDSNLVTLKGVVSRKKQIIPPLTKVIQG, from the coding sequence ATGTCAATATTAGTTTTTGGACACAAAAATCCAGATACAGATACAATTTGTTCGGCAATTGCTTATGCAGAACTAAAAAATAAATTGGGAAAAGATGTAAAGGCTGTAAGACTTGGAGAAATCAATGAAGAAACTAAATATGCCTTGAACTATTTTAAAGTTGAAAAGCCTGAATTGGTGGAAAATGTGGCTGGAAGGGAAATTATTTTAGTAGACCATAATGAAAGAACCCAGACTGCTGATGGATTTGAAGAAGCAAAAGTTCTGGAATTGATTGATCATCACAGAATTTCAAACTTTAATGTGGATGAACCATTGTATGCAAGAGTAGAGCCTGTTGGGTGTACTGCAACTATTATTTTAAAATTATTTAAGGAAAATGGTCTTACACCAAGTAAAGAAACTGCTGGACTTATGTTAAGTGCCATTATTTCAGATACATTATTGTTCAAATCTCCAACTTGTACACAATGTGATGCGAAGGCTGGAAAGGAATTAGCTGAAATTGCTGGAGTAGATTTAAAGGAATATGGACTTGAAATGTTAAAAGCTGGAACTGCACTTGGAGATAAATCTGAAGCGGAACTTCTTAATATGGATATGAAAATCTTTGAGATTGACGGTACAAAAATTGGTGTGGCACAAGTTAATACTGTAAATGAAGCAGAAGTTTTGGAAAGAAAAGAAAAATTATTAGCTGAAATTGATAACATTATTGCAAAAGAAGGGCTAAAGTTCTTTATGCTTGCAATTACAAATATTTTGACAAATGATTCTGCTGCTTTAATTTCTGGTGATGGAAATGATGTTGTTGAAAAGGCATTTGGAGAAAAAGTTGACAGTAATTTAGTAACTTTAAAAGGTGTAGTTTCAAGAAAGAAACAAATTATTCCGCCATTGACAAAAGTGATTCAAGGATAA
- a CDS encoding peptidylprolyl isomerase, with protein MKKIAILVSVLMIMIVNTVNAKGSRNQQNKENKKFEKIMKDFQMEAVMKTTKGDIAFFLYPEAAPKNVANFVFLAKNDFYNGLKFFRVVPNGLVQGGDSAENGTGTTGYLIPDEKKKWLTFDVEGILAMSNSGPDTNSSQFFITMQAMKELNGKYTIIGGIKSREDLNVLRTLREDDKVLNIDIKGKKIDKFLDYFPDEVSEWESKLKKMSNQ; from the coding sequence ATGAAGAAAATAGCAATATTGGTTAGTGTGTTAATGATTATGATAGTCAACACTGTAAATGCCAAAGGAAGTAGGAATCAGCAAAATAAAGAAAATAAAAAATTTGAAAAGATAATGAAGGATTTTCAGATGGAAGCTGTAATGAAAACCACAAAAGGAGATATCGCATTTTTTCTATATCCTGAAGCAGCTCCTAAAAATGTTGCAAATTTTGTATTTTTGGCAAAAAATGATTTTTACAATGGACTGAAATTTTTTAGAGTTGTTCCAAATGGGCTTGTTCAGGGAGGAGATTCTGCTGAAAATGGAACTGGAACAACAGGATACCTTATTCCAGATGAGAAAAAGAAATGGCTAACTTTTGATGTGGAAGGAATCTTAGCGATGTCAAATTCAGGTCCAGATACCAACAGCAGTCAGTTTTTCATTACTATGCAAGCAATGAAAGAATTAAATGGAAAATATACAATTATTGGCGGAATAAAATCTCGTGAAGATTTAAATGTATTGAGAACTTTAAGAGAGGATGACAAAGTATTAAACATTGATATTAAAGGAAAGAAAATAGACAAGTTCTTAGATTATTTTCCTGATGAAGTCAGTGAATGGGAATCAAAATTAAAAAAAATGTCAAATCAATAA
- a CDS encoding LPS-assembly protein LptD, translating into MKRMKKYKVLFILLFYIILFGKLNAAGEVIDLETEKSKINLETEEIETEGNVTVKYGDYTINADKLKKIAKRNILSGSGNVEFSQGSQIIKADNLIFDMDTKLAKIFNSESYDTNLKLRYGGEETLSLGNKLIFIKNGWFTTSPYENPSYKVNADELEIYPNRKAIARNIGLFAGGKTWFKLPYYVTSLKPSTQRATLFPYVGMDSDRGLFGIMGFDYDLGPLAQGFVDFELSTKEKLALKISNDYSFWGNNSGNIFVNRVVVPIGNHKKEWDFKWNHKVVNVPKKAKEDRKFYDAGYGIWNLNYQNITTNLMYAVDGAKLKDDYTAFVDKYRHIGFWDMNINQELGQNGEFNVKYYWTQDKHALKALTDINDKIMDDDNLDPRRTDVDLYKSIKYTNGNKDVEITLDNEDFRDINPGYIGDLNSYRKKRNYGIDFKGPKIRFDYLNSDKDEYGELLGVRDRSDDKTIHWVQNVAYDKRKEWGLTFGNYYPFRESDFFGYQPRTGYQNLTNTLYFGAQAKQVELIKKEYEYDYTRDNENYNSLFLNSATTDESRIYKVYEDNETIRRPKKIIYEKYRSQRFNMGNDRIDIPLRNSFIGYNLAFENRDYSSLPVPEFRNGRKVEDLNSKTGYKVARDASGNSIKQSPSMRIFTLDTRLFTTFFDNTSQNNNKYDVKVTNDATVSFQRTNADSATYGGYDVVEIPTNALGLRNDFNYHIGNVTFNYNLTMRDDRHFKDHWLKNRYVRNYFKADIANKRFVSLNFENNDEYEFKDFKSRRDFNREIQYGYVSDAGDNFLYKFSDKNKQLFPYNTSLGWNQKVYKESLKERSFGANFNEWGLEYTNTLNKANDIYGNVATFGYPALKLKTNYHKLGFVYDTSKMKNKKFESDHYFRVNLGFGKKVYRDLNNTPIVTSDDRYIRGNDYTTIGFLYKYENNAKPRYAADLNKKEKDKEAEIIKSENQIKDINMVKNSNTREFSINNANKSNIDNIVVNSDNRLFLSSEEEEAYKSYVEEENYRQNKFSLNDFNAKLQSLRSNKKYFQIGMDIQIDGSDAANPSGMNGFDKINDLTFKVEAGYLEKMFVRYAFIMERPDRIYRNNSTRNSTFDFRKHEFEGKYMFSRDPDKPWWVGGKIQYVQNGAPKSSDPEIYESSWYAKKVNKLTLGMATLTHRFENVEWEIGAGMKWDKPNNKKLGYYPVVSLKFGVTPFPEKNVQFNYSGKGFEFGAGL; encoded by the coding sequence ATGAAAAGGATGAAAAAATATAAAGTATTGTTTATTTTGCTGTTTTATATCATACTTTTTGGCAAGCTGAATGCTGCTGGGGAAGTAATAGATTTGGAAACAGAAAAATCTAAAATAAATCTGGAAACGGAAGAAATAGAAACAGAAGGTAATGTTACTGTAAAATATGGAGATTATACGATAAATGCTGATAAACTAAAAAAAATCGCTAAAAGAAATATTCTCTCGGGTTCTGGAAATGTTGAATTTTCTCAAGGTTCTCAAATTATAAAGGCTGATAACCTTATTTTTGATATGGATACAAAATTAGCAAAAATATTTAATTCAGAAAGCTATGATACTAATTTAAAATTACGTTATGGTGGTGAAGAAACTTTAAGTTTAGGAAATAAATTAATTTTTATAAAAAACGGATGGTTTACTACAAGTCCTTATGAAAATCCGAGTTATAAAGTAAATGCAGATGAACTAGAAATTTATCCAAATAGAAAAGCTATTGCAAGAAATATTGGTCTTTTTGCAGGAGGAAAAACTTGGTTTAAACTGCCATATTATGTAACTTCTCTAAAGCCGTCAACTCAAAGGGCTACATTATTTCCTTATGTTGGGATGGATAGTGACAGAGGACTTTTTGGAATTATGGGATTTGATTATGATCTAGGTCCACTTGCACAGGGATTTGTTGATTTTGAGCTAAGTACAAAGGAAAAGTTAGCTTTAAAAATTTCAAATGATTATTCTTTTTGGGGAAATAATTCTGGAAATATATTTGTAAACAGAGTTGTCGTGCCAATTGGAAATCATAAAAAGGAATGGGATTTCAAGTGGAATCATAAAGTTGTAAACGTGCCAAAAAAAGCCAAAGAAGATAGAAAATTTTATGATGCAGGTTATGGAATCTGGAATTTGAATTATCAAAATATTACAACCAATTTAATGTATGCAGTTGATGGTGCAAAATTAAAGGACGACTATACTGCGTTTGTAGATAAATATAGACATATTGGTTTCTGGGATATGAATATCAATCAGGAACTTGGTCAGAATGGAGAATTTAACGTAAAATATTACTGGACGCAGGATAAACATGCGTTAAAAGCATTGACTGATATAAATGACAAGATTATGGATGATGATAATCTTGATCCACGTAGAACAGATGTTGATCTGTATAAGAGCATAAAATATACAAATGGTAATAAAGATGTGGAAATAACATTAGATAATGAGGATTTTCGTGATATTAATCCCGGGTATATTGGAGATTTGAATTCATATAGAAAAAAAAGAAATTATGGAATTGACTTTAAAGGTCCAAAAATAAGATTTGACTATCTTAATTCAGATAAGGATGAATATGGTGAACTTTTAGGAGTGCGTGACCGTAGTGACGATAAGACAATTCATTGGGTTCAGAATGTTGCTTATGATAAGAGAAAGGAATGGGGATTAACATTTGGAAATTATTATCCATTTAGAGAAAGTGACTTTTTTGGGTATCAGCCCCGTACTGGTTATCAAAATTTGACGAATACGCTGTATTTTGGAGCACAGGCAAAACAAGTTGAGTTGATAAAAAAAGAATATGAATATGATTACACAAGAGACAATGAAAATTATAATTCCTTATTTCTTAATTCTGCAACAACTGATGAAAGCCGTATTTATAAAGTTTATGAGGATAATGAAACAATACGTCGTCCTAAAAAAATTATTTATGAAAAGTATAGATCACAAAGGTTTAATATGGGAAATGACAGAATTGATATTCCTTTAAGAAATTCATTTATTGGGTATAATTTAGCATTTGAAAATCGTGATTATAGTAGCTTGCCAGTACCTGAATTTAGAAATGGGCGTAAAGTAGAAGATCTGAATTCAAAAACAGGATATAAAGTTGCAAGGGATGCAAGTGGAAATTCTATAAAACAAAGTCCCTCGATGAGAATTTTTACATTAGACACAAGGTTATTTACAACATTTTTCGATAATACCTCCCAAAATAATAATAAATATGATGTAAAAGTTACGAATGATGCAACAGTCAGTTTTCAGCGGACAAATGCTGACAGTGCAACTTATGGAGGGTATGACGTTGTAGAAATCCCAACAAATGCACTTGGACTTAGAAATGATTTTAATTATCATATAGGAAATGTAACATTTAACTATAATTTAACAATGAGAGATGACAGGCATTTTAAGGATCACTGGTTAAAAAATAGATATGTGAGAAATTACTTTAAAGCTGATATTGCAAATAAACGTTTTGTAAGTCTTAATTTTGAAAATAATGATGAATACGAATTTAAGGATTTTAAATCTAGAAGGGATTTTAATAGAGAAATTCAATATGGATATGTATCAGATGCTGGAGATAACTTTTTGTATAAATTTTCTGATAAAAATAAACAGCTATTTCCGTACAATACTAGCCTTGGTTGGAATCAAAAAGTATACAAGGAATCTTTGAAGGAAAGAAGTTTTGGAGCCAATTTTAATGAATGGGGACTTGAATATACGAATACATTAAATAAAGCGAATGATATTTATGGAAATGTTGCAACGTTTGGATATCCAGCATTAAAATTAAAAACAAACTATCATAAGCTGGGATTTGTCTATGATACTTCAAAAATGAAAAATAAAAAATTTGAGTCAGACCATTATTTTAGAGTAAATCTTGGATTTGGTAAAAAAGTATATAGGGATTTGAATAATACTCCAATTGTTACTTCAGATGACAGATATATACGTGGAAATGATTATACTACGATTGGATTTTTGTATAAATATGAAAATAATGCAAAACCTAGATATGCTGCTGATTTGAACAAAAAAGAAAAAGATAAGGAAGCAGAAATTATAAAATCAGAAAACCAGATTAAAGATATAAATATGGTAAAAAATTCAAATACACGGGAATTTTCTATTAATAATGCCAATAAATCCAATATAGATAATATTGTTGTAAATAGTGATAATAGGCTATTTTTAAGTAGTGAAGAGGAAGAAGCATATAAGAGTTATGTGGAGGAGGAGAATTATCGTCAGAATAAATTTAGCTTGAATGATTTTAATGCTAAACTTCAAAGTTTGAGAAGTAATAAAAAATATTTTCAAATTGGTATGGATATACAAATAGATGGTTCTGATGCAGCTAATCCTAGTGGAATGAACGGATTTGATAAAATTAACGACTTGACCTTTAAAGTTGAGGCAGGATATCTGGAAAAAATGTTTGTAAGATATGCTTTTATAATGGAAAGACCAGACAGAATATATCGTAATAATTCTACCCGTAATAGTACTTTTGATTTTAGAAAGCATGAATTTGAAGGGAAATATATGTTTTCACGAGATCCAGATAAGCCATGGTGGGTTGGAGGAAAGATACAATATGTACAAAATGGAGCACCCAAATCTTCCGATCCTGAAATCTATGAAAGTTCATGGTATGCTAAAAAAGTTAATAAATTAACTTTAGGAATGGCAACATTGACGCATAGATTTGAAAATGTTGAATGGGAAATTGGAGCAGGGATGAAATGGGATAAACCTAATAATAAAAAATTAGGATATTATCCAGTAGTTTCATTAAAATTTGGAGTAACTCCTTTCCCAGAAAAGAATGTTCAGTTTAATTATTCTGGAAAAGGATTTGAATTTGGAGCAGGATTATAG
- a CDS encoding OmpA family protein, which produces MEKKSKITAMLSVLLVSAPTTAKKITTSNLRDNTMRSTAVEVDGTNIDNLEISKSENDPSVVVLDTSKLKFDFNSATIKEEYNPVLEKLKDYIESKNYKISITGYTDSKGTKEYNKELSLRRAESVEEKLIELGLPPEKIIETKGKGDSNPIASNDTEEGRTANRRIEIQFIN; this is translated from the coding sequence ATGGAAAAAAAATCTAAAATAACAGCAATGTTATCTGTATTATTGGTTTCAGCTCCAACTACAGCTAAAAAAATTACGACGTCAAATCTTCGTGACAATACGATGAGATCAACTGCAGTCGAAGTTGACGGGACAAATATAGATAATCTGGAAATATCAAAAAGTGAAAATGATCCCAGTGTTGTCGTATTGGATACAAGCAAATTAAAATTTGACTTTAATAGTGCTACAATAAAGGAAGAATATAATCCTGTATTAGAAAAATTAAAAGATTATATTGAATCTAAAAATTATAAAATTTCAATTACTGGATATACTGATTCTAAAGGAACTAAAGAATATAACAAAGAATTATCTTTAAGAAGAGCTGAAAGTGTTGAAGAAAAATTAATTGAACTTGGACTTCCTCCTGAAAAAATTATCGAAACAAAAGGAAAGGGAGATAGCAATCCAATTGCTTCAAATGATACGGAAGAAGGAAGAACTGCAAATAGACGTATTGAAATTCAATTTATAAATTAA
- a CDS encoding Hsp33 family molecular chaperone HslO: MEKSKIIRGTSKCARFFVCDTTELVKEAKKVHGLDPIAATVFGKLLTVTAMMGKDLKNEKDLISVRINGDGPYGNMIATGNMKGEVKGYIGNPEEKFHQIIDENGNFIKDETGQIRFIGNGTMQVIKDLGLRDPFSGVTKINEEDIADIVAHYFLLSEQIKSVVALGVKLDENGEVKRAGGYLIQLLPGVEDGFIDKLENKLQQIRTITELLEGGMSLEQIVELLYEDISAFEKETDVDGAHKKIYVEDFEILEESDLEYKCNCTRDKFYKGLITLGKDEINKILEEEGKIETECHFCRKKYEFTKKDFT; encoded by the coding sequence ATGGAAAAATCAAAAATAATTAGAGGAACAAGTAAATGTGCAAGATTTTTTGTCTGTGATACTACAGAACTTGTAAAAGAGGCAAAGAAAGTACACGGACTTGATCCAATAGCAGCAACTGTTTTTGGGAAACTATTGACAGTAACGGCTATGATGGGAAAAGATTTAAAGAATGAAAAGGATTTGATATCAGTTAGAATAAATGGGGATGGACCTTATGGAAATATGATTGCAACTGGGAATATGAAAGGAGAAGTAAAGGGATACATTGGAAATCCAGAGGAAAAATTTCATCAAATTATAGATGAAAATGGTAATTTTATAAAGGATGAAACTGGACAAATCAGATTTATTGGAAATGGAACAATGCAGGTTATAAAGGACTTGGGATTACGTGATCCATTTTCTGGTGTTACCAAAATAAATGAAGAGGATATCGCTGATATAGTTGCCCATTATTTTCTTTTGTCTGAACAAATAAAGTCAGTTGTTGCACTAGGGGTGAAATTAGATGAAAATGGCGAAGTGAAAAGGGCTGGCGGTTATTTAATCCAGTTGTTGCCAGGAGTGGAAGATGGATTTATTGACAAATTGGAAAATAAATTGCAGCAAATTAGAACAATTACTGAACTTTTAGAAGGTGGAATGAGCCTTGAACAGATTGTAGAATTACTTTATGAGGATATTTCAGCATTTGAAAAAGAAACTGATGTCGATGGTGCTCATAAAAAGATTTATGTGGAAGATTTTGAAATTTTGGAAGAATCAGACTTGGAATATAAGTGTAATTGCACAAGGGATAAATTTTACAAAGGATTAATTACACTTGGAAAAGATGAAATTAATAAGATTTTGGAAGAAGAAGGAAAGATCGAGACAGAATGTCATTTTTGCAGAAAAAAATATGAATTTACGAAAAAGGATTTTACTTGA
- a CDS encoding D-alanine--D-alanine ligase, with product MSKLRVGVIRGGVSTEREVSLKTGSEIVANLNRDKYEVFDIVIDTEKEVYEKIKDLNLDFAYIALHGVFGEDGRIQAILQSLGIAYSGPGVMSSAVCMDKEFSKRIVSEYGVRIAKWKSVRIGETVDFETLKKELGNHLIVKPNNGGSSIGVSFVETEEELKKGLELVFGMDKEALIEEVLHGVEISVPVIGGKVFPTIRIEALAGDYFDYESKYAKGGAKEYVFEFPEKVQAEINKFAQDSYYGLKCEGFARIDFMVVNEETPYFMEVNTSPGMTAASLLPKSTASKGYSYSETLDLLIESSLKVER from the coding sequence ATGTCAAAATTAAGAGTAGGTGTAATACGTGGGGGAGTTTCGACAGAAAGAGAAGTGTCGCTAAAAACAGGAAGTGAAATTGTAGCAAATTTAAATAGAGATAAATATGAAGTTTTTGATATTGTAATTGATACTGAAAAGGAAGTTTATGAAAAAATAAAAGACTTGAATTTAGATTTTGCTTACATTGCTTTACATGGTGTGTTTGGAGAAGATGGAAGAATACAGGCAATTTTGCAAAGTTTGGGGATTGCTTATAGTGGGCCTGGAGTAATGTCAAGTGCAGTTTGTATGGATAAGGAATTTTCAAAAAGAATTGTGTCTGAATATGGAGTTAGAATTGCAAAATGGAAAAGTGTTCGTATAGGAGAAACAGTTGATTTTGAAACATTGAAAAAAGAATTAGGAAATCATCTTATAGTAAAACCGAATAATGGTGGTTCAAGTATTGGAGTAAGTTTTGTGGAAACTGAAGAGGAATTGAAAAAAGGGTTAGAACTTGTATTTGGAATGGATAAAGAGGCTTTAATTGAAGAAGTATTGCATGGAGTGGAAATAAGTGTGCCAGTAATTGGTGGAAAAGTTTTCCCAACAATAAGAATCGAAGCTCTTGCTGGAGATTACTTTGATTATGAATCAAAATATGCAAAAGGTGGAGCAAAAGAATACGTATTCGAATTTCCAGAAAAAGTACAAGCTGAAATTAACAAATTTGCACAAGATAGCTACTATGGATTAAAATGTGAAGGATTTGCAAGAATTGACTTTATGGTAGTAAACGAAGAAACACCATATTTTATGGAAGTAAACACATCACCAGGAATGACAGCTGCAAGTTTATTGCCAAAAAGTACAGCTTCAAAAGGATACAGCTACTCAGAAACACTAGATCTATTAATTGAATCTTCGTTAAAAGTGGAAAGATAA
- a CDS encoding S-ribosylhomocysteine lyase produces MERIASFTVDHKKLNRGIYVSRIDEINGNYITTFDVRMKLPNREPVINIAELHTMEHLGATFLRNHPTWRDEVVYFGPMGCRTGFYVILKGKLESKDIVDLMKELYKFMAEFKGEIPGATAIECGNYLDQNLAMANFESKRFLEETLENLREENLNYPE; encoded by the coding sequence ATGGAAAGAATAGCAAGTTTTACAGTAGATCATAAAAAATTAAACAGAGGAATTTATGTGTCAAGAATTGATGAAATTAACGGAAATTACATCACAACTTTTGATGTGAGAATGAAGCTGCCGAATAGAGAGCCAGTAATAAATATCGCAGAACTTCACACAATGGAACATTTAGGAGCAACATTTTTAAGAAATCATCCAACTTGGAGAGATGAAGTTGTATATTTTGGACCAATGGGTTGCAGAACAGGATTTTATGTAATTTTAAAAGGAAAACTAGAATCAAAGGACATCGTTGACTTAATGAAAGAACTTTACAAATTTATGGCAGAATTTAAAGGAGAAATCCCAGGAGCAACTGCAATTGAATGTGGAAATTATTTGGATCAAAACTTGGCGATGGCTAATTTTGAATCAAAAAGATTTTTGGAAGAAACTTTGGAGAATTTACGAGAAGAAAATTTAAATTATCCTGAGTAG
- a CDS encoding lysozyme inhibitor LprI family protein has protein sequence MKKLIIVVVSLMITISSFAGYTNDMINRMETKEKSVEESFGGSNVEMKEAAVVVFKGWDEELNKVYELLMSKLSKKEQLKLRNEERAWIKRKEKMAKETADKFCGTVNGEKLCGTAYGLEYTQSLIKLTKERAIELSKRYEKLK, from the coding sequence ATGAAAAAACTAATAATTGTAGTTGTAAGTTTAATGATTACAATTAGCAGCTTTGCTGGTTATACGAATGATATGATTAATAGAATGGAAACTAAAGAGAAAAGTGTAGAGGAGTCCTTTGGAGGAAGCAATGTTGAAATGAAAGAAGCGGCTGTGGTTGTTTTTAAGGGATGGGATGAGGAATTAAATAAAGTTTATGAATTGTTAATGTCAAAATTGTCAAAAAAAGAACAATTGAAACTCAGAAATGAAGAAAGAGCATGGATAAAAAGAAAAGAAAAAATGGCAAAAGAAACGGCAGATAAGTTTTGTGGAACTGTAAATGGAGAAAAACTTTGTGGAACAGCCTACGGTCTGGAATACACACAATCATTAATAAAATTGACTAAAGAAAGGGCAATTGAATTATCTAAAAGATATGAAAAACTGAAATAG
- a CDS encoding TatD family hydrolase — protein MSKIIDTHTHIYDKQFESDFDDVMKRIEDELEGIVSIGFDLESSLKSIELANRYSFVNAVIGVHPVDIKKYNDEVEKELERLALTEKKVVAIGEIGLDYHWMEDPKDVQIAGFRKQMELAERVKKPVVIHTREALQDTLDVLKDYKNVGGILHCYPGSLEAAKPFLERYYLGIGGTLTFKNNKKTKELVRELPLEKIVLETDCPYLTPVPFRGKRNEPIYTKYVAEEVARIKEISVEEVIKVTTGNAKKIYGMK, from the coding sequence ATGAGTAAAATAATTGATACGCATACGCACATTTATGATAAACAGTTTGAAAGTGATTTTGATGATGTAATGAAAAGGATTGAAGACGAGCTGGAAGGGATTGTGAGCATTGGATTTGATTTGGAAAGTTCACTTAAAAGCATTGAACTTGCGAATAGATATTCGTTTGTGAATGCGGTAATTGGAGTTCATCCTGTGGATATAAAAAAATATAATGATGAAGTGGAAAAAGAACTTGAAAGATTGGCATTGACTGAGAAAAAGGTTGTTGCAATTGGGGAAATTGGGTTAGACTATCATTGGATGGAAGATCCAAAAGATGTTCAGATTGCTGGATTTAGAAAGCAGATGGAACTTGCTGAAAGGGTAAAAAAGCCAGTTGTTATTCATACGAGAGAGGCTTTGCAGGATACACTTGATGTTTTGAAGGATTATAAAAATGTTGGCGGGATTTTGCATTGCTATCCAGGTTCTTTGGAAGCGGCAAAGCCGTTTTTAGAAAGGTATTACTTGGGAATTGGTGGTACTTTGACGTTTAAAAATAATAAAAAGACGAAGGAGCTTGTGAGAGAACTGCCTTTGGAAAAAATTGTTCTGGAAACAGATTGTCCGTATTTGACACCTGTTCCTTTCCGTGGAAAAAGAAATGAGCCGATTTATACAAAATATGTGGCAGAAGAAGTGGCTAGAATTAAGGAAATTTCGGTGGAAGAAGTTATAAAAGTGACTACGGGAAATGCGAAGAAAATTTATGGGATGAAATAA